In the genome of Pseudoalteromonas rubra, one region contains:
- a CDS encoding alanine racemase, which yields MSLNALHTPCLLLEKKKLLNNIQRLNTHLSQFEVRLRPHLKTLKSVDVARHMLADQSAPCTVSTLQEAKQFAQAGFKDITYAVGISEHKLVEVLDIQNQGVTLHILLDSFEQAQFIHAFCQENDCQLSCLIEVDCDGKRAGVKPRDPQLIAIAKILDSSGLFTGLLTHAGGSYDCHGLDEIRAMAQQEQRAVQIAADTLRSHHIECSVVSVGSTPTALLGDGFEHITEVRAGVYASMDLVMAGLGVCQPQDIALSVLSRVIGHNREKNWLILDAGWMALSRDMGLVSQQCGYGLVCNSDGDVLPGLCVTSVNQEHGIVALPDTLDTSHFAIGTLLRILPNHACATAAQHQGYHVICDDEMDYWPRFSGW from the coding sequence ATGTCACTCAATGCTTTACACACCCCCTGTTTGTTACTGGAAAAAAAGAAGCTGCTAAACAACATTCAACGACTCAATACACATCTGTCACAGTTTGAGGTTAGATTACGGCCGCACCTCAAAACCCTAAAGTCAGTAGATGTTGCGCGTCATATGCTGGCGGACCAATCAGCCCCCTGCACAGTTTCTACTCTGCAAGAAGCGAAGCAGTTCGCCCAGGCAGGCTTTAAAGACATCACTTATGCAGTGGGGATCAGTGAACATAAGCTTGTGGAAGTGTTGGATATACAAAACCAGGGAGTCACCTTACATATTCTGCTGGACAGTTTTGAGCAGGCACAATTTATCCATGCCTTTTGTCAGGAAAATGACTGTCAACTCAGTTGCCTCATAGAAGTAGATTGCGATGGCAAACGCGCCGGTGTCAAACCCAGGGATCCGCAACTAATAGCAATTGCCAAAATCCTGGACTCATCCGGGCTGTTTACAGGCCTTCTGACTCATGCAGGCGGTTCTTATGACTGCCATGGTTTAGATGAAATTCGTGCTATGGCACAGCAGGAGCAACGCGCAGTGCAAATAGCGGCCGACACGCTGCGCTCGCACCACATAGAGTGTTCCGTCGTCAGCGTCGGCTCCACCCCAACGGCTTTACTGGGAGACGGATTTGAGCACATCACAGAAGTACGCGCCGGGGTATATGCCAGTATGGACTTGGTCATGGCAGGACTCGGCGTGTGTCAACCGCAAGACATTGCTTTGAGTGTACTCAGCCGGGTTATAGGCCACAATCGCGAAAAAAACTGGCTGATCCTCGACGCAGGATGGATGGCGCTGTCGCGTGATATGGGACTTGTATCACAGCAATGCGGTTATGGCCTTGTATGTAATAGTGATGGCGACGTTTTGCCCGGGCTGTGCGTCACGAGTGTGAACCAGGAGCATGGCATTGTGGCGCTTCCGGATACGCTCGACACCAGCCACTTTGCAATCGGTACTTTATTGCGTATTTTACCCAATCATGCCTGTGCCACCGCTGCTCAACACCAGGGCTATCACGTTATCTGTGATGATGAAATGGACTACTGGCCACGCTTCTCAGGCTGGTGA
- a CDS encoding slipin family protein: MDPITLTLDYLLTVEAFLLIFIIFVLKGSIKFVPQNRAWIIERFGKYQSTKEAGLNFIVPFIDQVSADRSLKEQAVDVPSQSAITRDNISLIVDGVLYFRVLDPYKATYGVDDYIFAVTQLAQTTMRSELGKMELDKTFEERDMLNTNIVSAINAASDPWGIQVLRYEIKDIVPPNSVMEAMEAQMKAERVKRAQILESEGDRQAAINVAEGKKQAQVLAAEAEKAEQILKAEGEAKAIIAVAEAQADALRKVGEAANTEEGQKAIQLDLASKAIVAKEAIARESSVVLLPESGTDPSSLVAQGMSIINSLNKKQKEQL, translated from the coding sequence ATGGACCCAATTACGCTCACTCTCGATTACCTGCTAACGGTTGAGGCATTTCTGCTCATTTTTATCATTTTTGTGCTCAAAGGGAGCATTAAATTTGTCCCGCAGAATCGCGCCTGGATAATAGAAAGATTTGGTAAATACCAGTCAACCAAAGAGGCTGGCCTGAACTTTATTGTGCCTTTTATTGATCAGGTCTCTGCCGATCGCAGCCTCAAAGAGCAGGCCGTTGATGTCCCTTCTCAGTCAGCCATTACCCGTGACAATATCTCTTTAATTGTCGACGGCGTTTTGTACTTTCGGGTACTGGACCCCTACAAAGCCACTTATGGTGTCGACGATTACATCTTTGCCGTCACTCAGCTGGCCCAGACAACGATGCGTAGTGAGCTGGGTAAAATGGAACTGGATAAAACCTTTGAAGAGCGGGATATGCTCAATACCAATATTGTCTCTGCCATCAATGCAGCTTCTGATCCCTGGGGTATTCAGGTACTCAGGTATGAAATCAAAGATATCGTGCCCCCCAACTCAGTGATGGAAGCGATGGAAGCACAGATGAAGGCCGAACGTGTTAAACGCGCGCAGATATTGGAGTCAGAAGGTGACAGACAGGCAGCCATCAATGTCGCCGAAGGTAAGAAGCAAGCTCAGGTACTGGCCGCAGAAGCAGAAAAAGCTGAGCAAATCCTAAAAGCCGAAGGTGAGGCAAAAGCCATTATTGCCGTTGCAGAAGCCCAGGCGGATGCCCTCAGAAAAGTCGGTGAAGCAGCCAACACAGAAGAAGGACAAAAAGCCATCCAGCTTGACCTGGCCAGCAAAGCTATTGTCGCTAAAGAAGCCATCGCCCGGGAATCATCAGTCGTACTGCTTCCTGAAAGCGGCACTGACCCCAGCTCTTTGGTTGCACAGGGGATGTCAATTATTAACAGCTTGAATAAAAAACAAAAGGAGCAGCTGTGA
- a CDS encoding hybrid sensor histidine kinase/response regulator — protein MFDDDTLLFGSDDEPEESPSLPPWKILLVDDEEDIHQISRLVLEQMELDGRGVTFLNAYSGTQAQQVLAEHDDIALILLDVVMETAEAGLDFAKYVREEAQNHKVRIILRTGQPGMAPESDITREYDVNDYKTKTELTSSKLKASVLVALRTYSHLDKTQQVQSGLDKIITCTNALLSDSELAEFELRVFQTLTETLPLSQQFEPAPMSVFVVKLDLATDTFEQLFPQEDVTLTIPESVKTQFIAQYNAQSERSAILENYAVLFLGDKADGSPIFAIACYSNPIEAQEAQLLLNLGHNLGIAWRNTQLQERLSNNNIELESLVEERTAELQAARERAEQANLAKSMFLSNMSHEIRTPLNAVLGFAQLLERAKDLNASHKNTMNKIIRAGNHLLDIINDVLDISKIEAGSSKLNPVDFELNALLEDLGSMFKLKCEQKQLAWQLDSTLSEPTGVHGDQGKLRQVLINLLGNAVKFTDSGTIKLRYTQPKAGLHRFEVLDTGPGILPEELENLFNSFTQGSAGVEKGGTGLGLCISSRQVEMMGGKLEVSSEPGKGSCFSFTLPLQAAQITTTHTQKQTLQQISVRADKTLRALCVDDVAYNREILGQTLAACGIEVDYAEDGKQAIDLIQKSAFDIVFLDLLMPVMRGDEAVVVIRNELGLSELKCVAISAFSLHHEVQHYLSIGFDQFIGKPYTIEQIFDSLLSFFPEHFESAELASSASPDSAPSDEITLADYSLPAEQRAQLISYAQVNNSSRIKQTLKEIDAQQPNNKQLTKYLAKFISRFDMTGFIAALDEVQDG, from the coding sequence ATGTTCGACGATGACACGCTCCTGTTTGGCTCAGATGACGAGCCTGAAGAGTCACCCAGCCTGCCACCCTGGAAAATCTTGTTAGTCGATGATGAAGAAGACATTCATCAGATCTCCAGGTTAGTGCTGGAACAAATGGAACTGGATGGCCGGGGTGTTACCTTTCTCAATGCCTACAGCGGTACTCAGGCGCAACAGGTTTTGGCAGAGCATGATGATATCGCTCTGATTTTGCTCGACGTCGTGATGGAAACAGCCGAAGCAGGTCTGGATTTTGCCAAATACGTACGTGAGGAGGCGCAGAATCATAAAGTGCGTATTATTCTGCGTACCGGTCAACCTGGCATGGCGCCGGAATCAGACATTACCCGGGAATATGATGTTAACGACTACAAAACCAAAACGGAACTGACCAGCAGCAAGCTCAAAGCCTCCGTGTTAGTTGCTCTGAGAACCTATTCGCACCTGGATAAAACACAGCAGGTACAATCCGGGTTAGACAAGATCATCACCTGTACTAATGCGCTGCTTAGCGACTCCGAACTGGCTGAATTTGAACTGCGGGTATTCCAGACCCTGACAGAAACCTTGCCGCTAAGCCAACAATTTGAGCCTGCTCCCATGAGTGTGTTTGTTGTCAAACTGGACCTTGCCACTGACACCTTTGAGCAGCTTTTTCCTCAGGAGGACGTAACCCTCACCATACCGGAATCCGTAAAAACACAGTTTATCGCGCAATATAATGCGCAGTCAGAACGCAGTGCCATATTAGAAAACTATGCCGTGTTATTTTTGGGAGATAAGGCAGACGGGTCCCCTATTTTTGCCATTGCCTGCTACAGCAATCCAATCGAGGCACAGGAGGCGCAACTATTACTGAACCTGGGCCATAATTTAGGCATTGCCTGGCGTAATACTCAGCTACAGGAAAGACTCAGCAACAATAATATTGAGTTGGAGAGCTTAGTTGAAGAGCGTACCGCAGAATTACAAGCAGCCCGGGAGCGCGCCGAGCAAGCCAATCTGGCAAAAAGCATGTTTTTATCAAACATGAGCCATGAGATCCGTACTCCACTCAATGCAGTGCTGGGTTTTGCCCAGCTGCTCGAACGGGCAAAAGATCTCAATGCCAGCCACAAAAACACCATGAACAAAATCATCAGAGCTGGCAACCACTTGCTGGACATCATCAATGACGTGCTGGATATCTCGAAGATAGAAGCCGGCTCTAGCAAGCTCAACCCCGTTGACTTTGAGCTCAATGCGCTGCTGGAAGATTTGGGAAGCATGTTCAAACTCAAGTGTGAGCAAAAGCAACTTGCCTGGCAATTAGACAGCACACTGAGTGAACCGACCGGGGTTCATGGAGATCAGGGTAAACTACGACAGGTACTTATCAATTTACTGGGTAATGCAGTCAAGTTTACGGACAGTGGCACGATTAAACTTCGCTACACACAACCAAAAGCAGGTTTACATCGCTTTGAAGTACTGGACACCGGGCCCGGTATCTTGCCTGAAGAACTGGAGAACCTGTTTAATAGTTTTACGCAAGGCAGTGCAGGCGTAGAGAAAGGTGGCACCGGGCTTGGGCTGTGCATTTCGTCCAGACAAGTTGAAATGATGGGAGGTAAGCTAGAGGTGAGTTCTGAGCCCGGCAAAGGCAGCTGCTTTTCTTTTACTTTGCCACTGCAAGCTGCACAGATAACCACAACCCACACTCAAAAACAGACATTACAGCAGATAAGTGTGCGGGCGGACAAAACACTGCGCGCTTTGTGTGTTGATGATGTTGCTTACAACCGCGAAATACTTGGCCAGACACTTGCGGCATGCGGTATTGAGGTCGATTATGCTGAGGATGGTAAACAAGCCATTGACCTCATTCAAAAAAGCGCCTTTGACATTGTTTTTCTGGATTTGTTAATGCCCGTCATGCGTGGTGATGAGGCCGTCGTCGTCATTCGTAATGAGCTGGGGTTGTCTGAACTAAAATGCGTGGCCATTTCAGCCTTTAGCTTACATCATGAAGTACAGCATTATCTCAGTATTGGTTTTGACCAGTTTATTGGTAAACCCTATACAATCGAACAAATTTTCGATTCATTGTTATCTTTCTTCCCGGAACATTTTGAAAGCGCTGAGTTAGCAAGTTCAGCGTCTCCAGATAGCGCGCCATCAGATGAGATTACACTTGCCGATTATTCGTTGCCCGCTGAACAACGGGCTCAGTTGATAAGTTATGCTCAGGTCAATAACAGCTCTCGTATCAAACAAACACTCAAAGAAATTGACGCACAACAGCCAAATAACAAGCAGCTTACGAAATATTTGGCTAAATTTATAAGTAGGTTCGATATGACAGGCTTTATTGCAGCGCTCGACGAGGTGCAAGATGGATGA
- a CDS encoding tetratricopeptide repeat protein, translating to MLTSLLFSAAVALSPAELFKTLNQLKELNDKNPAQAVALFHQAQEKLPTEPSKGLLQVYLAGLESGVRAHDYDAVSDIVAQLSRDSWQAYLQGEHIHVIGSVAIYHRRMHDYEYAEQLNKCALNYVADEKQYARIANNLAVVYRFTGQHKKATGILKEAMMLSDDREIIANIKNNLGNLYFDGNSYRNAQLMYIRAFLFHSETEQFGHAAGTGLNLLNTQIHLRDWGGFLRFKASVAVQVNASGQAVFSDFYQWQLAVFDTVVEKRQLQATTQEKLIASMPTLIGSELTPSVDLYVQLLNNTPISEAWRKAKAKHQPVQFNKPEGGRIVIKRWCNRGVSSATQSWG from the coding sequence ATGCTCACAAGCTTGTTGTTTTCCGCCGCTGTCGCCTTAAGTCCAGCGGAGCTGTTTAAAACGCTTAACCAGTTGAAAGAGCTGAACGATAAAAACCCGGCTCAGGCGGTTGCACTGTTTCATCAGGCACAGGAAAAATTGCCGACTGAACCCAGCAAAGGTCTGCTACAGGTTTACCTCGCCGGGCTTGAATCGGGCGTTCGGGCGCACGACTATGATGCGGTGTCTGATATTGTCGCGCAGCTGAGCCGGGACTCGTGGCAGGCATACTTACAGGGAGAGCATATTCATGTCATTGGCTCAGTCGCCATTTATCATCGTCGCATGCATGATTACGAGTATGCTGAGCAGTTAAACAAATGCGCGCTGAATTATGTTGCCGACGAGAAACAATATGCACGCATAGCCAACAACCTGGCGGTGGTTTATCGCTTTACAGGACAACATAAAAAGGCAACCGGCATACTCAAAGAAGCTATGATGTTATCGGATGACAGGGAGATAATTGCCAACATTAAAAACAACCTGGGTAACCTCTACTTTGATGGTAACAGCTATCGAAATGCCCAGCTGATGTATATTCGGGCCTTTCTATTCCATTCCGAGACTGAGCAATTTGGCCATGCGGCCGGTACGGGCCTGAATTTGCTGAATACCCAAATCCATTTACGAGACTGGGGCGGTTTTTTGCGTTTTAAGGCATCGGTTGCTGTTCAGGTAAATGCCAGTGGCCAGGCGGTATTCAGTGACTTTTATCAATGGCAATTGGCTGTATTTGATACAGTGGTTGAAAAGCGGCAGTTGCAAGCGACTACGCAAGAAAAGCTGATTGCTTCCATGCCCACCCTGATCGGCTCAGAGTTGACTCCGTCGGTCGATCTATACGTTCAGCTGCTTAACAATACGCCCATTAGTGAAGCCTGGCGAAAGGCAAAAGCAAAGCACCAACCAGTGCAGTTCAATAAGCCCGAAGGCGGACGCATTGTGATAAAGCGGTGGTGCAATCGCGGTGTCAGTTCAGCAACACAGAGCTGGGGTTAA
- the nudB gene encoding dihydroneopterin triphosphate diphosphatase, producing the protein MTLRHPHSVLVIIYNSHNEFLLLQRADDPDFWQSVTGGIDPGEAPIETAYRELLEETGIDAKARGLAIQDHQKCNQYTIREQWRHRYIAGANINTEYVFSVCVPVNCDVQLAPGEHLAYRWLTQQGAAEQAWSSSNSQEILSIKLA; encoded by the coding sequence ATGACACTCAGACACCCCCACTCAGTACTCGTCATCATCTATAACAGCCACAATGAATTTTTATTGTTACAACGTGCCGACGACCCTGACTTCTGGCAATCCGTTACGGGTGGAATTGACCCCGGCGAAGCGCCCATTGAAACCGCATACAGAGAATTACTGGAAGAAACCGGTATTGACGCCAAAGCACGCGGCCTGGCTATTCAGGATCATCAAAAATGTAATCAGTACACCATCAGAGAGCAATGGCGACACAGGTATATAGCGGGTGCGAATATCAACACTGAGTATGTTTTTAGTGTTTGCGTACCGGTAAATTGTGACGTGCAGCTTGCACCAGGAGAGCATCTGGCCTATCGCTGGCTTACTCAACAAGGTGCTGCTGAGCAAGCCTGGTCAAGCAGTAACAGCCAGGAAATTTTATCGATTAAACTGGCTTAA
- a CDS encoding GNAT family N-acetyltransferase has protein sequence MHIRPAKLGDLDTLSQICMEAFNTALAATLSSEGCDTFRAVASPAALATRLAKDNLILVAEIAEQPVGMIELKAGRHIAMLFVSPSAQHKGIGKALVAAALKLTTEPGITVSASLPSVGAYHSYGFTQTGEIAESGGLVYQPMEVRLAETH, from the coding sequence ATGCACATAAGACCCGCAAAGCTCGGGGATTTAGATACCCTCAGTCAGATTTGTATGGAGGCTTTTAACACCGCGCTTGCAGCAACATTGTCGAGTGAGGGCTGTGACACCTTCAGGGCTGTTGCCTCGCCAGCAGCCCTAGCAACACGATTGGCAAAAGACAATCTGATATTAGTTGCCGAAATAGCTGAACAGCCCGTGGGCATGATTGAGTTAAAAGCAGGCCGACATATCGCGATGCTGTTTGTCTCACCATCAGCACAGCACAAGGGCATTGGCAAAGCTCTGGTTGCAGCAGCGCTTAAATTGACAACGGAGCCAGGGATTACGGTATCGGCCTCATTGCCATCCGTAGGCGCCTATCACAGCTATGGCTTTACACAGACAGGAGAGATTGCAGAGTCTGGCGGCCTTGTTTATCAACCAATGGAAGTCAGATTAGCTGAGACCCATTAA
- a CDS encoding NfeD family protein: MTLLVEHLSQILIVLGLLALIVEVAVLGFATFVLFFLGLSLVLSGLMMSVGLLDATLMNALWVNALLTAALAGVLWQPLKRMQAKTQSTEVNSDFADITFTLSEDLNEQSQLTHAYSGITWQLKSETPIAKGTTVKVVKKSVGVLWVAAQERQD; this comes from the coding sequence GTGACACTCTTGGTTGAACACCTGAGTCAGATCCTGATTGTACTCGGATTACTGGCCTTAATTGTTGAAGTTGCCGTGTTGGGCTTTGCCACCTTTGTGCTGTTTTTTCTGGGTCTGTCACTGGTCCTGAGCGGCCTGATGATGTCAGTAGGTTTGCTGGACGCTACGCTGATGAATGCGCTGTGGGTCAATGCCCTGTTAACGGCCGCTCTGGCAGGCGTGTTGTGGCAACCACTCAAGCGCATGCAAGCCAAAACCCAGAGCACAGAAGTAAACAGCGATTTTGCTGATATCACCTTTACACTCAGCGAAGACCTAAACGAGCAAAGCCAGCTCACCCATGCTTACTCCGGGATCACCTGGCAGCTAAAAAGCGAAACGCCTATTGCAAAAGGCACCACAGTCAAAGTGGTCAAAAAAAGCGTTGGGGTGTTATGGGTGGCAGCGCAAGAGCGCCAGGATTAG
- a CDS encoding M6 family metalloprotease domain-containing protein translates to MKTLQSLCAIGALSVAALVQAAIPYNNTPYEFTQPDGQVISLFLQGNDYYAEQRTADGRLVVYDETLKGMAYAKVSNDGTELVSTGILVGNQSNISAKTVSESQTGLTDAARAAQVEKMRARMLGSQEAFHTSMFETQSVEEISGQVKGLTIIIDFPDERGTISKAQVERFLNDLNYNEFGNAQSVRGYFRSVSGNKLDYTNTVTQYYTAKKNKAYYADSSLSSTVRSQELINEALQWLEYQQGFDFSQLTTNSSKQIRGLNIFYAGNSDSAWSKGLWPHMARLSPRFCADGVCSDRYQITDMRASLAIGTFVHESGHLITNWPDLYDYDGSSEGSVASFGVMGYGAIGTTNRYKPTPPVAHFRAIAGWDTVTELNPAINANAPSGRLSHTSHSGTSYKWTNPSNNNEAFYIEAIHKSGQNSEQLDQGLAVWHVDSRGSNSNEWYPYIQMEHGDGNRDPEYKRNRGDGSDLFDVAGEFTHALPNSQTSRGTNALWWNGSDSGLRITNISDPAQTISFTIESEAQPDPDTYTGTLSDKQSVIEPNGSWFQYGGGAIALTLSGPANADFDLKIEKWLSGRWQQVAISETPTSTESINYTASSGYYRFIVYSYSGAGSYTLRVNK, encoded by the coding sequence ATGAAAACACTACAATCATTGTGTGCCATCGGTGCACTGAGCGTTGCTGCACTTGTCCAGGCTGCAATACCCTATAACAATACACCTTACGAATTCACTCAGCCTGACGGTCAGGTGATTAGCTTGTTTCTGCAAGGTAATGATTATTATGCAGAGCAAAGGACCGCAGACGGCCGTTTGGTGGTCTACGATGAAACGTTGAAAGGGATGGCTTATGCAAAGGTCAGTAATGACGGCACTGAGCTGGTATCTACCGGAATACTGGTTGGCAATCAGAGTAACATATCGGCAAAAACAGTCAGTGAGTCTCAGACAGGCCTGACGGATGCAGCCAGAGCAGCGCAGGTAGAGAAAATGCGCGCACGGATGCTCGGAAGCCAAGAGGCGTTTCACACTTCGATGTTTGAGACTCAAAGTGTTGAGGAGATCAGTGGTCAGGTAAAAGGGTTGACGATTATCATCGATTTTCCGGATGAGCGGGGAACGATTTCAAAAGCTCAGGTCGAGCGCTTTTTGAATGATCTCAATTATAACGAGTTTGGTAATGCGCAGTCGGTCCGGGGCTACTTTCGCTCAGTATCCGGCAATAAACTGGATTATACGAATACAGTCACTCAGTATTACACGGCGAAAAAGAACAAAGCATATTATGCCGATTCCAGCCTCAGCTCAACGGTGCGTTCTCAGGAACTCATCAATGAGGCATTACAATGGCTGGAGTATCAGCAGGGGTTTGACTTCTCTCAGTTAACGACAAACAGTAGTAAACAGATCCGTGGTCTCAATATCTTTTATGCCGGTAACTCAGACAGTGCCTGGTCTAAAGGATTATGGCCTCATATGGCGAGACTTAGCCCACGTTTTTGCGCTGATGGGGTATGCTCCGATCGCTACCAGATCACAGATATGCGCGCCAGTCTGGCAATTGGTACGTTTGTCCACGAGTCTGGGCATCTGATCACTAACTGGCCTGATCTTTATGACTACGATGGCAGCTCCGAGGGCTCTGTCGCCAGTTTTGGTGTGATGGGCTACGGCGCGATCGGGACAACGAATCGTTACAAGCCGACGCCACCAGTGGCACATTTCCGGGCCATTGCTGGCTGGGACACAGTCACAGAGCTAAACCCGGCCATTAACGCGAATGCACCATCAGGTCGATTAAGTCATACCTCGCACAGCGGTACTTCGTACAAATGGACCAACCCGTCAAACAACAATGAAGCCTTTTATATCGAAGCCATTCATAAGTCAGGTCAGAATTCTGAGCAACTCGATCAGGGCTTAGCTGTCTGGCACGTCGACAGTCGTGGCAGCAATTCCAATGAGTGGTATCCGTATATTCAGATGGAACATGGCGATGGTAATCGGGACCCGGAATACAAGCGCAATCGCGGCGATGGGAGCGATCTGTTCGATGTGGCCGGAGAGTTTACCCATGCTTTACCTAACTCTCAAACGTCTCGCGGTACCAATGCACTGTGGTGGAATGGCAGCGATTCGGGGCTCAGAATTACCAACATTTCCGATCCGGCACAAACCATCTCTTTTACCATTGAATCTGAGGCTCAGCCAGATCCGGACACCTATACCGGGACTCTGAGCGATAAGCAAAGTGTGATTGAGCCAAATGGCAGCTGGTTTCAGTATGGCGGCGGTGCCATTGCGCTGACCCTGAGCGGACCGGCAAATGCTGACTTCGATCTGAAAATAGAAAAGTGGCTGAGTGGCAGATGGCAACAGGTGGCCATATCCGAGACACCAACGTCTACTGAGTCCATCAACTACACTGCCTCATCGGGTTATTATCGATTTATTGTTTATTCTTACTCTGGCGCTGGCAGTTATACGTTGCGTGTGAATAAATAA
- a CDS encoding class I SAM-dependent methyltransferase yields MPMQYYEDNALQLAKLYQSYRFELLHASWLKFVTPLMEESGLKFLDIGAGAGRDAKFFAEQAEQAEVVAVEPVCSLNRLGQAYTRDMPISWYQDELPCLYKVRKNHRSFDVILVSSVFNYLQSSSGQQAMLTLRHLLSPEGLLVIKLRHCNDEEALKLRGMQNCAVDYLLDIAQKADLTCLEVTEPEEDAQGRASVTWQTLLFKPV; encoded by the coding sequence ATGCCTATGCAATATTATGAAGACAACGCATTACAATTAGCGAAATTGTATCAGTCTTACCGCTTTGAACTGCTGCATGCTTCATGGCTAAAATTTGTTACCCCTTTAATGGAAGAATCGGGTTTAAAGTTTTTGGATATCGGTGCCGGAGCAGGCAGAGACGCAAAGTTTTTTGCTGAACAGGCGGAGCAGGCTGAGGTTGTGGCAGTAGAGCCCGTGTGTTCGTTAAACCGCCTGGGGCAGGCCTACACACGAGACATGCCGATCAGCTGGTATCAGGATGAACTACCTTGTTTGTATAAAGTTCGCAAGAATCACCGCAGTTTTGATGTGATTTTGGTGAGCTCTGTATTTAACTATCTGCAATCCAGTTCAGGCCAGCAAGCGATGCTGACCTTACGTCATTTGCTGAGCCCCGAAGGGCTGCTGGTGATTAAGCTGCGCCACTGTAATGATGAAGAAGCACTCAAATTACGTGGCATGCAAAATTGCGCTGTGGATTATTTATTGGATATTGCACAAAAAGCCGATTTAACTTGCCTCGAAGTCACCGAGCCTGAAGAGGACGCGCAAGGCCGGGCATCCGTGACCTGGCAAACCCTTCTGTTTAAGCCAGTTTAA